Proteins co-encoded in one Solea senegalensis isolate Sse05_10M linkage group LG8, IFAPA_SoseM_1, whole genome shotgun sequence genomic window:
- the ppp1r13l gene encoding relA-associated inhibitor, which yields MSSQASFGSSMLFQSINDDLNASLASADELSREFNSMLKEASANNNTKSVSQSSDIRSRESSSSSNGSSSSMPSSQTSSLLYPGDTVIYSNKNSLSSPVFTTSPVSPLREGRSSFPQTGSESYSYGQRSPKQSPLTRRRESPQQSSPRRDSPRHGSPGRTSPRRGSPNRYDRSPQGSISYADKSPLVSPTVVPLDSSSSRTTAFLSSNLLSPYDSSTMGRRSPRPDRSPSPLSFNRSGSQTLPRSFDFRLPDEGVQRQKSPSKWNETDLDMSYERKPHHTYDKTEWLRPSVPNSSWRESNLDGPPPAPSPKKDPRSPSLQYSHGSLARNTRITVPPDVSSPVHSPYHPQPIISRISIPPTSTEARKRKPIPLSVIMRLQNPHWRAMSTAHPRIMGGEGDMSPYQTSGPVPREFFHHPVFPPQHPPPELRQPAIYSDVLKPADIDAELERLDLVHHLPVISENPSMPAVEQVPAPAPRPLSPTRLQPVVAHEAQIEVIPDMEELLRIRAEIPRALKRRGSVDQSQPLKRASHYQPNQYKSLIDKLFHRKGRRHKGEQGSETSSSSDGEDSATPPAPIPQTSTMIPIDFSSYRSILRRSIRERKVSGKRARLSPLVLLLDGSLVGELDTVQRAVQEMSDPSQPNDEGITALHNAVCGGHYNIVDFLVRVGANVSSPDSHGWTPLHCAASCNDRPLCEFLVRNGAAVMAMTESDGAIASHKCDPYAVGFEECESYLKGVEEAMGLENSGVLYALWSYPAQAPDELSFREGDMVTILQKPEGSAWWWASLCGREGLVPNNFFGLFPKVRPKSLC from the exons ATGAGTTCTCAGGCGAGCTTTGGCAGCAGCATGCTGT TCCAGTCCATAAATGATGACCTTAATGCGTCACTGGCTTCAGCGGATGAGTTATCCAGAGAGTTTAACTCCATGCTGAAGGAGGCCTCagccaacaacaacaccaaGTCTGTTtcccag tccAGTGACATCAGATCAAGAGAGTCAAGTTCCAGCAGTAATGGCAGCTCGAGCTCTATGCCTTCCTCCCAGACTTCATCATTGCTTTATCCTGGGGACACGGTCAtctacagcaacaaaaacagcttGTCCTCCCCCGTCTTCACCACCAGTCCAGTCTCACCCCTCAGGGAGGGACGATCTTCATTTCCTCAAACTGGATCTGAGAGTTACTCTTACGGCCAGCGGAGCCCCAAACAGTCACCACTGACCAGAAGACGCGAGTCCCCACAGCAATCTTCCCCAAGACGAGACTCTCCGAGGCATGGGTCCCCAGGACGGACTTCCCCAAGGCGTGGTTCCCCTAATCGATATGACAGGAGCCCACAAGGTTCAATCAGTTATGCTGACAAAAGCCCTTTGGTGAGCCCCACAGTTGTTCCTCTTGACTCATCATCGTCTCGCACTACTGCATTCCTCTCCTCCAACTTGCTGAGCCCTTACGACAGCAGCACCATGGGCCGCAGGTCACCTCGTCCGGACAGAAGCCCCTCCCCACTGTCTTTCAATCGGTCAGGGTCACAGACACTTCCACGCAGTTTTGATTTCCGGCTACCTG ATGAGGGTGTGCAGCGGCAAAAGAGTCCTAGCAAGTGGAACGAGACAGATCTTGACATGTCTTATGAGAGGAAACCTCACCACACCTATGACA AGACAGAGTGGCTGCGGCCATCTGTGCCAAACAGCAGCTGGAGAGAATCCAACCTTGATGGCCCTCCTCCAGCCCCAAGCCCTAAAAAG GATCCTCGCTCTCCATCCCTCCAGTACAGCCATGGTTCTCTTGCACGTAACACTCGTATAACAGTACCTCCTGATGTTTCGTCCCCAGTTCACTCCCCTTACCACCCTCAGCCCATCATCTCCCGTATTTCTATACCTCCAACATCTACTGAGGCCCGTAAGCGCAAGCCCATCCCTCTCTCGGTTATCATGCGTCTCCAAAATCCCCATTGGAGAGCGATGTCAACAGCCCACCCGAGAATTATGGGAGGAGAAGGGGACATGTCGCCGTACCAAACATCTGGACCCGTCCCAAGGGAATTCTTCCACCATCCTGTATTCCCGCCTCAGCACCCGCCGCCGGAGCTGAGACAGCCAGCAATATACAGTGATG TGCTGAAGCCAGCAGATATAGATGCAGAGTTAGAAAGGCTGGACTTAGTGCATCACTTACCAGTGATTTCGGAGAATCCCAGCATGCCAGCGGTCGAGCAAGTTCCGGCCCCTGCACCCCGACCCCTGAGCCCCACCAGGCTGCAGCCAGTGGTGGCCCATGAGGCCCAGATCGAGGTCATCCCTGACATGGAGGAGCTGCTACGTATCCGGGCAGAAATCCCGCGGGCGCTAAAGAGACGTGGCTCGGTGGACCAGTCACAGCCCCTGAAGAGGGCCTCGCATTATCAGCCGAACCAGTACAAAAGTCTCATCGACAAGCTTTTTCACAGGAAGGGCCGCCGCCACAAGGGGGAGCAAGGTAGcgagaccagcagctcctcagaTGGAGAGGACAGTGCTACACCTCCTGCACCAATCCCCCAGACATCCACAATGATTCCCATTGATTTCAGT AGCTACCGTTCCATTCTGCGTCGGTCCATTCGAGAGCGCAAAGTCTCTGGGAAACGAGCTCGGCTCAGCCCACTGGTTCTGCTCCTGGACGGATCTTTGGTTGGAGAACTGGACACAGTGCAAAGAGCTGTtcaggag ATGAGTGACCCAAGCCAACCGAACGACGAAGGCATCACAGCCCTTCACAACGCAGTCTGCGGCGGGCATTACAACATCGTGGACTTCCTCGTTCGCGTCGGAGCCAATGTCAGCTCACCAGACAGCCACGGCTG GACTCCCCTGCATTGCGCAGCCTCGTGTAATGACCGCCCTCTGTGTGAGTTTTTGGTGAGGAACGGCGCTGCCGTCATGGCCATGACGGAGAGTGACGGGGCTATCGCCTCCCACAAGTGTGATCCGTATGCTGTTGGGTTTGAGGAGTgtgagagctacctgaagg GTGTGGAGGAGGCTATGGGATTGGAGAACAGCGGGGTGCTGTATGCTCTGTGGAGCTACCCGGCTCAGGCACCTGATGAGCTGAGCTTCAGGGAGGGAGACATGGTCACAATCCTGCAGAAACCGGAAGGATCAGCTTGGTGGTGGGCCTCGCTCTGTGGCAGGGAGGGATTAGTTCCCAACAACTTTTTTGGG cttttCCCAAAGGTCCGACCAAAGTCTCTGTGCTGA